In one window of Mytilus trossulus isolate FHL-02 chromosome 7, PNRI_Mtr1.1.1.hap1, whole genome shotgun sequence DNA:
- the LOC134725336 gene encoding uncharacterized protein LOC134725336 produces the protein MEKAFIKYIYRRHCKFDEHSEVVNEIEKTVQSIVNKVLVRVAKKSPVLEISKTVSGGSFYEQTKVGAPDEFDYMVIVKLLSLPGSVKLEEGCTPWYKKIHITRDADMYKDYLESEDKLSNELLTRKFWGSLLVQCQNEVISETFKYGTIRTKGCKSRKLLLEYIKHERLETLQVNYDENQVSDSKELVHLPYMEIGVDLMLAIDYPNIAAVCSHEGFPSEWSDLVREKGCQLVAKSCQSFNPCSKCWHVSLATSESSLMREMDAKHKKCYQVLKYLMIREVSFPGKCANLSSYMLKNAFMFHVCGKTNCSKDEHSCIYAVLDYIAHNFRQGKMPCFLSRNIDTWGPVLKFPALATRSGRFPNTFLDEGTLGIEWYAVCWLQLWCRVVLKVQRLLREVKTHDDEATQAQFYMMKESMMLLIECYCKHTNFVQMPTDSKDYKMPTGISETEINTHFTRYFKRLQELFDVKLGNLVSEEIYTNT, from the coding sequence ATGGAAAAAGCTTTTATTAAGTATATCTACAGAAGGCATTGTAAGTTTGACGAACATTCAGAAGTAGTAAATGAGATAGAAAAAACCGTCCAAAGTATTGTGAATAAAGTTTTGGTTCGAGTTGCAAAGAAGTCACCTGTTCTTGAAATTTCCAAAACCGTAAGTGGTGGAAGTTTCTATGAGCAAACAAAAGTTGGAGCCCCTGATGAGTTCGATTACATGGTTATCGTCAAACTTTTATCTCTACCAGGATCAGTCAAATTGGAGGAAGGATGTACACCATGGTACAAGAAAATACACATCACAAGAGATGCAGATATGTACAAAGACTATTTGGAGTCGGAGGACAAATTAAGCAATGAACTATTGACCAGAAAATTTTGGGGAAGCTTATTGGTTCAATGTCAAAATGAAGTAATTTCCGAAACGTTTAAGTATGGGACAATAAGAACCAAAGGATGCAAATCTCGTAAACTCCTTTTAGAATACATAAAACATGAAAGATTGGAAACACTTCAAGTGAACTACGACGAAAATCAAGTTTCCGATAGCAAAGAGCTAGTTCATTTACCTTACATGGAAATAGGAGTAGATCTCATGCTTGCTATAGATTATCCAAATATTGCAGCTGTATGTTCCCATGAAGGTTTTCCTTCAGAATGGAGTGATCTTGTTAGAGAAAAAGGATGTCAATTGGTTGCCAAAAGTTGCCAGTCATTTAATCCATGCTCCAAATGTTGGCATGTCTCCCTAGCTACATCTGAATCAAGTCTAATGAGGGAAATGGatgcaaaacataaaaaatgctaTCAAGTTTTGAAATACCTTATGATAAGGGAGGTTTCGTTTCCAGGAAAATGCGCAAATTTATCATCATACATGTTGAAAAATGCTTTTATGTTTCATGTTTGtggtaaaacaaattgttcaaaAGACGAACATTCATGTATTTATGCTGTGCTAGATTATATAGCACACAATTTCAGGCAAGGCAAAATGCCTTGCTTTTTGTCTAGAAACATTGATACATGGGGTCCAGTTTTAAAGTTTCCAGCATTAGCAACTAGATCTGGTAGGTTCCCAAATACCTTTCTGGATGAAGGGACCCTAGGCATTGAATGGTATGCTGTCTGTTGGCTTCAGTTATGGTGCAGGGTTGTTCTTAAAGTACAGAGGCTTCTCCGAGAGGTAAAGACCCATGACGATGAGGCTACCCAAGCACAGTTTTATATGATGAAAGAATCAATGATGCTCCTAATTGAATGCTACTGTAAGCACACCAACTTTGTTCAGATGCCTACAGATTCAAAAGACTACAAAATGCCAACAGGCATATCagaaactgaaataaatacacattttacTCGTTATTTCAAACGTTTACAGGAGTTATTTGATGTCAAACTTGGTAATTTGGTTTCTGAAGAAATATATACTAATACGTAA